In Cicer arietinum cultivar CDC Frontier isolate Library 1 chromosome 1, Cicar.CDCFrontier_v2.0, whole genome shotgun sequence, one DNA window encodes the following:
- the LOC101507110 gene encoding aminotransferase ALD1, chloroplastic-like: MYYTSNCSFNFSPNTLLPKMLMNRISCTLKNDIVRSIGHCTEVPRNVNMEKLQHGYLFPEIERRELLHLKKYPHANVIDLGIGDTTKPLPEIVTSSMVDFVHGLSTAEGYKGYGPEQGEKAMRKAIADAFYKDLGIKPSEVFVSDGAQCDISRLQLLMGPNLKIAVQDPSFPAYIDSSVIIGQAGKFVDRAGKYENIEYLTCRPQTDFFPDLQTTSRPQLIFFCSPNNPTGHAATRKQLEQLVNFAKVNGSIIIFDAAYSAYITDDSPKSIFEISGAREVAIEVSSFSKFAGFTGVRLGWTVVPEELLYSNGFPVLHDFNRIMCTCFNGASRIAQAGGLACLSPEGLNALQSLVDYYMENARILVNALTSLGLIVYGGKNAPYVWVHFPGSNSWNVFAEVLEKTHIITVPGSGFGPGGEGYIRISAFGQRDSIIEASKRLKNLLYQKEL; the protein is encoded by the exons ATGTACTACACATCAAATTGCAGTTTTAATTTTAGTCCTAATACTTTGCTGCCTAAGATGTTAATGAACag GATTTCATGCACATTGAAGAATGATATAGTGAGATCAATTG GACACTGCACAGAGGTGCCTCGGAATGTAAACATGGAGAAACTGCAACATGGTTATTTATTTCCTGAG ATTGAAAGACGTGAGCTTCTTCACTTAAAGAAGTATCCGCATGCAAATGTGATAGACCTTGGAATTGGCGATACTACAAAACCATTACCAGAAATTGTAACCTCAAGCATGGTTGAT TTTGTGCATGGCCTTTCAACAGCAGAAGGTTATAAAGGATATGGACCTGAGCAAGGTGAAAAG GCTATGAGGAAGGCAATTGCTGATGCATTTTACAAAGATCTAGGGATAAAGCCCTCTGAGGTTTTTGTTTCAGATGGTGCACAGTGTGATATTTCTCGTCTCCAG CTGCTTATGGGCCCCAATCTGAAGATAGCTGTACAGGATCCATCCTTTCCG GCATACATAGACTCGAGTGTCATAATTGGTCAGGCTGGGAAGTTTGTAGATAGAGCTGGCAAATATGAAAACATAGAATACTTGACATGTAGACCTCAAACCGACTTCTTCCCGGATCTGCAGACCACTTCAAGGCCACAGCTAATTTTCTTTTGTTCTCCTAACAATCCTACTGGTCATGCAGCAACAAGGAAGCAATTGGAGCAACTTGTGAATTTTGCCAAAGTTAATGGATCCATCATTATCTTTGACGCTGCATATTCTGCTTATATCACTGATGATAGTCCTAAATCAATCTTTGAAATTTCGGGAGCCAGAGAG GTTGCAATTGAAGTGTCCTCCTTCTCAAAATTTGCCGGCTTCACCGGTGTCCGTCTTGGTTGGACAGTGGTCCCTGAAGAACTGCTATATTCAAACGGCTTTCCCGTTTTGCATGATTTCAACCGCATAATGTGTACCTGCTTCAATGGAGCATCCAGGATAGCTCAGGCTGGGGGACTAGCATGCCTTTCCCCAGAAGGTCTCAAT GCTTTGCAGTCCCTAGTTGACTACTACATGGAGAATGCAAGAATATTGGTCAATGCTCTGACCTCTCTTGGTCTGATAGTATATGGGGGTAAAAATGCACCCTATGTTTGGGTCCATTTTCCTGGCTCAAATTCTTGGAATGTCTTTGCTGAAGTTCTTGAGAAAACACACATAATTACTGTGCCAGGCAGTGGTTTTGGTCCAGGTGGTGAAGGGTATATAAGAATTAGTGCCTTTGGCCAGAGAGATTCTATCATTGAAGCCTCGAAGAGACTCAAAAACCTTCTCTATCAGAAGGAACTCTAA
- the LOC101507430 gene encoding F-box/kelch-repeat protein At1g22040-like, with protein sequence MGNILGPNNTKATRRSGPSEVLPGEACKRQRLLSTSYEDNSRLIPSLPDEISFQILARVPRICYLNLKSVSRAWKTALVSSELFCLRKELGTSEEWLYILTKLNNDKFLWYALDPLSGRWQRLPPMPNVFPEDEAKKGLAAFPCRMWSMLGSSIRIADVIMSWLGRKDALDRMPFCGCSVGAVDGCIYALGGFSKASAMKSVWRYNPVKNSWSDVSPMSVGRAYSKTGILNNKLYVVGGVTRGRGGLNPLQSAEVYDPHTGTWSQLPNMPFAKAQVLPTAFLADLLKPIATGMTSYRGRLFVPQSLYCWPFFVDVGGEVYDPDINSWLEMPVGMGEGWPARQAGTKLSVIVNNDLYALDPSSSLDSAKIKVYDEEGDTWKVVAGDVPLQDFADSESPYLLASLLGKLHVITKDADHNIAVLQADMHSDLASSQSSSSSPDSSFSELAESSAESETEIWRVFASRSGRSAELVSCQSLQV encoded by the coding sequence ATGGGGAATATACTCGGTCCCAATAATACAAAGGCTACTAGGAGGAGTGGTCCAAGTGAGGTTTTGCCCGGTGAAGCTTGCAAGAGGCAGAGGTTGTTGTCAACTTCTTATGAGGATAACTCAAGACTGATTCCTTCACTTCCAGATGAGATATCGTTTCAGATTCTAGCTAGGGTTCCTCGCATTTGTTATCTGAATCTCAAGTCGGTTTCTCGAGCTTGGAAAACGGCCCTTGTGAGTTCGGAACTATTTTGTTTGAGAAAAGAACTTGGAACATCAGAGGAGTGGTTATATATATTAACCAAACTcaataatgataaatttttatggTATGCCTTAGACCCTCTTTCTGGTAGATGGCAAAGGTTACCTCCAATGCCAAATGTTTTCCCTGAAGATGAAGCGAAAAAGGGTTTGGCTGCCTTTCCCTGTCGAATGTGGAGCATGTTGGGTTCAAGTATCAGAATTGCTGATGTTATCATGAGCTGGCTTGGAAGGAAAGATGCTTTAGATCGGATGCCGTTCTGTGGTTGCTCCGTTGGGGCTGTTGATGGTTGCATCTATGCTTTAGGAGGATTTTCTAAAGCTTCTGCTATGAAATCTGTTTGGCGGTACAATCCTGTTAAAAACTCTTGGAGTGATGTTAGTCCAATGTCTGTTGGCAGAGCGTACAGCAAGACAGGTATATTGAACAATAAGCTTTATGTTGTTGGAGGGGTTACTAGGGGTCGTGGTGGATTGAATCCCCTTCAATCTGCAGAAGTATATGATCCACACACCGGTACGTGGTCCCAATTACCGAACATGCCTTTTGCAAAAGCTCAGGTGCTGCCAACTGCTTTTCTGGCGGACTTGCTCAAGCCTATTGCCACGGGAATGACTTCATACAGGGGAAGGTTGTTTGTTCCTCAGAGTTTGTATTGTTGGCCATTTTTTGTTGATGTTGGGGGAGAAGTTTATGATCCTGATATTAATTCTTGGCTTGAAATGCCCGTTGGTATGGGTGAAGGTTGGCCCGCAAGGCAAGCTGGAACAAAATTGAGTGTTATTGTCAATAATGATCTGTATGCACTAGATCCTTCGAGTTCTCTTGACTCTGCAAAGATTAAGGTATATGATGAGGAAGGTGATACTTGGAAAGTTGTTGCAGGAGATGTTCCTCTTCAAGATTTTGCTGATTCAGAATCTCCTTATCTTTTAGCTAGTTTACTTGGTAAACTCCATGTGATTACTAAAGATGCCGATCACAACATTGCAGTGTTGCAGGCTGACATGCACAGTGATTTAGCTTCCTCCCAGTCGTCGTCGTCATCACCAGATAGCTCATTCAGTGAACTTGCTGAATCATCAGCTGAATCAGAGACAGAAATTTGGAGGGTTTTTGCCTCGAGAAGTGGTAGATCTGCTGAGCTAGTTAGCTGTCAATCCCTTCAAGTTTGA